The proteins below are encoded in one region of Planctopirus limnophila DSM 3776:
- a CDS encoding Uma2 family endonuclease → MSIAELPLSPVTRRMTAAEFLALPDEQPCELVKGVIVEMNPPSPRHAIVISNLNYLLTTWARTHNSGLAGGHETALQTKSEPDTVRGVDGFYISFARLKGNVLPEGPLLPAPELCIEVRSPSNRWTDLLEKAVEYLKIGVEEVWLVEPTLAPADRFIESHRLDRDPIRFRMGETLTSPSLQEFQMEVGQAFSGI, encoded by the coding sequence ATGTCGATTGCCGAACTTCCCCTGAGCCCAGTGACAAGGCGCATGACGGCCGCTGAGTTCCTGGCACTTCCGGACGAGCAACCGTGTGAACTGGTCAAGGGAGTCATTGTCGAGATGAATCCGCCATCCCCGCGTCATGCCATTGTAATTTCCAATTTGAACTATCTCTTGACGACCTGGGCTCGGACTCATAACAGCGGCCTGGCTGGTGGGCACGAGACGGCTCTACAAACCAAGTCTGAGCCAGACACCGTTCGCGGCGTTGACGGCTTCTACATTTCGTTTGCACGCCTCAAAGGGAACGTGCTTCCCGAAGGTCCGTTGCTCCCGGCTCCCGAGCTATGCATCGAGGTCAGGTCACCTTCAAACCGCTGGACTGACCTGTTGGAGAAGGCGGTTGAGTACCTGAAGATTGGCGTCGAAGAAGTCTGGCTGGTCGAACCCACTTTGGCCCCTGCCGACCGGTTCATCGAATCGCACCGGCTCGATCGCGATCCCATCCGCTTCCGCATGGGTGAGACACTCACATCGCCATCGCTCCAAGAGTTTCAAATGGAAGTCGGACAGGCCTTCTCTGGAATCTGA
- a CDS encoding ABC transporter permease — MSRSGAASLRHSLLIKASLRYYWRTSLAVWLGVIAATAVVTGALLVGDSMRGSLRAMTLRRLGEVDAVITGPRFVREDLASRLQAKLKDQGIEIAPGLILRGGVEHQQSSKSGTDSLVRRAGQVMAYGVDERLWPWLDRSAPGTSISSAASRVAPPAGREALITTALAEALQARAGDTITLWVELPSAVPRDTLLGQKDNDSQEVTLTVREILPQEVTPAHFGLAPSQLDPVNLFMNLKTLQADLGLGEVRPSRRDPQGSPARVNAIFFHDSKATSPESALASQEDRAAVEEALRSVISFSDLQLRVIDDSAIGGLSVDSERMLLEDPLAQAIQSAADKLKLASSPVMVYLANSIRKVGGEPRQYSMYSTVAGINAKALEPPFGPFPLVEPMAVVGGQPVTALKLSGRGVMINTYLAEDLGAKVGDELELKWHQVGAHGELPEESGLFTVEAITKIEGPAADRHLTPEVKGITDVDSLSDWDQPFPMKLDLVTTRDDEYWDQYKALPKLFLSLQTAQELWPSRYGTLTSIRLALPTGTSREAIETELVSQMVEQLDMSAAGLSLQPLKAYGLKTAAGATDFTGLFIGFSFFLIVAALILISLLFRLGVEQRTRELGLLAATGFTPTSIRWLLLCEGFWLACLGSLMGLVLGTAYARLMIYGLTNWWKGAIRTSAIDLYVLPGSLVMGAAIAIAGAMFSVWWALRDLSRIEIRDLLAGQSNLFEDQPSRYSQARWKALTSGGISAVMIVMLVAGVVPASEAFGGLSWQIVGFFVSGMLLLATSLWTLSAWLDRPVISVLQGSGLAGVTRLAERNVTRARQRSLLTVGMISAATFVIVTVAAGQRNPAADRPMKSSGNGGFALVGESASPILYDLNTPAGRQSLQLKFPAGSKEASLLDAMRAYQFRVKPGEDASCINLFQATAPTILGVPRSFIERGGFKFVGAREANPWELLLGTSTETIPVIGDINTLLYSLKKGPGATLPAPEAPSGAPPLKIAGMLDGSVLQGVLLMSEENFLRLYPEQKGFGYFLIELPPADEQPAIDLLESRLVEYGLDLEPVGVRIARFLAVQNTYLAAFQALGGLGLLLGTIGLATVMLRNVWERQAELSLMRAIGFGNGLITRMILCENALLLIWGLCFGTVAALVSMLPQLLSAGADVPWVTGGVWLLLVFVVGMLSALAAVRLAVRLPLLVRA; from the coding sequence ATGTCACGTTCTGGAGCAGCCTCGCTTCGCCATTCACTGTTGATCAAGGCCAGTCTCCGTTACTACTGGCGAACCTCGTTGGCCGTCTGGCTGGGCGTCATTGCGGCGACAGCCGTCGTGACGGGTGCACTGCTGGTGGGTGACTCGATGCGTGGCAGTCTGCGGGCCATGACGTTGCGCCGGCTGGGTGAAGTCGATGCTGTCATCACTGGGCCCCGGTTTGTTCGAGAAGATCTCGCCTCCCGATTGCAGGCGAAACTCAAAGATCAGGGCATCGAGATCGCCCCAGGACTGATCCTGCGCGGAGGTGTTGAACATCAACAATCGTCGAAATCCGGAACTGACTCGCTCGTTCGCCGGGCAGGGCAGGTGATGGCTTATGGCGTCGATGAACGGCTCTGGCCCTGGCTGGATCGATCTGCACCCGGCACCAGCATTTCGTCAGCAGCTTCGCGAGTGGCACCTCCTGCTGGGCGAGAAGCTCTCATCACCACGGCACTGGCTGAAGCACTTCAGGCGAGGGCGGGAGACACAATCACACTCTGGGTTGAACTTCCGTCGGCGGTTCCCCGCGATACTCTGCTGGGACAGAAAGACAACGATTCGCAGGAGGTCACGCTCACCGTTCGCGAGATTCTTCCTCAGGAGGTGACCCCAGCTCACTTTGGACTGGCACCCAGCCAGCTCGATCCCGTCAACCTGTTCATGAATCTCAAGACATTACAAGCGGATCTGGGGTTGGGTGAAGTTCGGCCCAGCCGCCGGGATCCTCAAGGCTCGCCGGCCCGAGTCAATGCGATCTTTTTTCATGACTCCAAAGCGACTTCTCCAGAGAGTGCCTTGGCCTCACAAGAAGACCGAGCCGCCGTTGAAGAGGCTTTGCGAAGTGTCATTTCCTTCAGCGATCTGCAACTTCGGGTCATCGATGATTCTGCGATTGGGGGGCTGAGTGTTGACAGCGAGCGGATGCTGCTCGAAGACCCGCTGGCCCAGGCCATTCAGTCAGCAGCCGACAAGCTGAAGCTGGCCAGTTCGCCAGTCATGGTTTACCTGGCGAACTCGATTCGAAAAGTGGGTGGGGAACCCCGGCAGTACTCCATGTACTCGACTGTCGCCGGGATCAATGCGAAAGCGCTGGAACCACCTTTTGGCCCATTCCCTCTTGTCGAGCCTATGGCAGTCGTCGGTGGTCAACCCGTGACAGCGCTCAAGCTCTCCGGGCGTGGGGTGATGATCAACACTTATCTTGCAGAAGACCTGGGCGCAAAAGTCGGCGACGAGCTAGAACTGAAATGGCATCAGGTTGGGGCACATGGCGAGCTTCCCGAAGAATCGGGACTGTTCACGGTCGAAGCCATCACAAAGATCGAGGGGCCAGCCGCTGACCGTCATCTGACTCCTGAGGTCAAGGGGATTACCGATGTCGATTCGCTGTCGGATTGGGATCAGCCTTTTCCGATGAAGCTCGATCTGGTGACGACCCGTGATGATGAGTACTGGGATCAGTACAAGGCCCTGCCGAAACTCTTCCTGTCGCTCCAGACCGCCCAGGAACTCTGGCCCAGCCGGTACGGGACGCTGACATCGATTCGTCTGGCCTTGCCAACAGGCACTTCCCGCGAAGCGATCGAAACAGAACTTGTTTCACAAATGGTTGAGCAGCTCGATATGTCGGCGGCGGGCTTATCGCTCCAGCCACTCAAAGCCTACGGTCTGAAAACGGCAGCAGGAGCCACAGATTTTACCGGACTGTTTATTGGCTTCAGCTTCTTCCTGATTGTGGCCGCCTTGATACTCATCAGCCTGCTCTTCCGCCTCGGTGTCGAGCAGCGCACCCGCGAACTGGGTCTGCTGGCAGCCACGGGATTCACACCCACATCGATCCGCTGGCTGCTGTTGTGCGAAGGCTTCTGGCTGGCATGCCTGGGTTCACTCATGGGCCTTGTGCTGGGAACCGCGTATGCCCGGCTCATGATTTACGGTCTCACCAACTGGTGGAAGGGGGCGATTCGCACCAGTGCCATTGACCTGTATGTCCTCCCCGGCAGTCTCGTCATGGGAGCCGCGATTGCCATCGCCGGTGCGATGTTCAGCGTCTGGTGGGCACTGCGCGATCTCTCCCGGATCGAGATCCGGGACCTCCTTGCCGGACAGAGCAACCTCTTCGAAGATCAACCATCGAGGTATTCTCAGGCACGCTGGAAGGCCCTGACCAGTGGTGGAATCTCGGCTGTGATGATCGTCATGCTGGTTGCCGGGGTGGTTCCCGCCAGTGAAGCCTTTGGCGGATTATCGTGGCAGATCGTGGGATTCTTCGTTTCCGGGATGTTACTACTGGCGACCTCTCTCTGGACGCTCAGTGCGTGGCTGGATCGGCCTGTGATCAGTGTCCTCCAAGGGAGTGGCTTGGCGGGGGTCACCAGACTGGCAGAGCGAAATGTCACTCGAGCGAGGCAGCGCAGTCTGCTCACTGTCGGCATGATCTCCGCGGCGACCTTTGTGATTGTGACGGTGGCTGCGGGGCAGAGAAACCCTGCTGCCGACCGACCGATGAAGTCGAGTGGGAATGGCGGCTTCGCTCTCGTGGGAGAATCGGCCAGTCCGATCCTGTACGACTTGAATACACCCGCAGGGAGGCAATCGCTCCAGCTCAAGTTCCCCGCAGGATCGAAAGAAGCCAGCCTGCTCGATGCGATGCGGGCTTATCAGTTCCGCGTGAAGCCGGGAGAAGATGCCAGTTGCATCAACCTGTTCCAGGCGACAGCCCCCACGATTCTGGGTGTGCCGCGATCATTCATCGAACGCGGGGGTTTTAAGTTTGTCGGTGCGAGAGAAGCGAATCCGTGGGAGCTACTGCTGGGCACCAGTACCGAAACGATCCCTGTGATTGGCGATATCAACACTTTGCTCTATAGCCTCAAGAAAGGCCCCGGAGCCACGCTTCCTGCACCAGAAGCACCTTCTGGTGCGCCCCCTTTGAAGATCGCCGGGATGCTCGATGGATCTGTGCTGCAAGGTGTGCTACTGATGTCCGAGGAGAACTTCCTGAGGCTCTATCCCGAGCAGAAGGGATTTGGGTACTTTCTCATCGAACTACCACCAGCCGACGAACAACCCGCGATCGATCTGCTGGAATCCCGTCTGGTAGAATACGGTCTCGACCTCGAACCGGTGGGTGTGCGGATCGCCCGGTTTCTGGCTGTGCAGAATACTTATCTGGCCGCCTTCCAGGCTCTGGGTGGCTTAGGACTGCTGCTGGGAACCATCGGGCTGGCGACCGTCATGCTGAGAAATGTCTGGGAGCGGCAAGCCGAGCTTTCGCTGATGAGAGCAATTGGTTTTGGCAACGGCCTGATCACCCGCATGATTCTGTGCGAGAATGCTCTGCTGCTGATCTGGGGGTTGTGCTTTGGAACGGTCGCGGCTCTGGTCTCGATGCTGCCTCAACTGCTCTCCGCCGGGGCAGATGTCCCATGGGTCACAGGTGGCGTCTGGCTCCTGCTGGTCTTCGTGGTCGGAATGCTTTCGGCCCTGGCTGCCGTGCGACTGGCTGTACGCCTTCCTCTCCTCGTGAGAGCCTGA
- a CDS encoding TIGR03364 family FAD-dependent oxidoreductase translates to MTLDLTTTMPSADHTDFSPKSADTSGPTFDDIVVGAGVIGLAHAYALARRGRKVLVIERHARALGASVRNFGMIWPIGQTLGTNMNLALDSRQIWAGVLERSGIWHHQGGSLHVAHHDDEAQVLREFYELATQAGYELELLDARATTACSRAVNPEGLKLSLYSRHEIAVDPREVIAKLPGYLRAHYGVRFEYGQMVRSIDGQKVKTSAGQWSARRVWLCTGDETQILYPEILTRQGMFPCKLQMLRTAAQTGDWKIGPHLAGGLTLRHYTSFAACPTLAELKARVAREMPLMDHFGIHVMASQNGRGELTIGDSHEYNPPEEPFGTVSPFNTRQIDDLIMSYLKTIMVAPDLEIAERWFGVYLKHPGKLWFEAAAEPHVEILTGIGGNGMTLSMGVSEQHVARVLGEAITQDATPADASTKPALV, encoded by the coding sequence GTGACTCTTGATCTGACCACGACCATGCCATCTGCCGACCACACCGACTTCAGCCCGAAGTCAGCCGACACCTCCGGGCCCACCTTTGATGACATTGTCGTCGGGGCTGGTGTGATTGGTCTGGCACATGCCTACGCTCTGGCACGTCGCGGCCGCAAGGTGCTGGTCATCGAGCGGCATGCCCGGGCCTTGGGCGCCTCAGTTCGCAACTTTGGAATGATCTGGCCGATTGGCCAGACCTTAGGCACGAACATGAACCTGGCCCTCGACAGTCGCCAGATCTGGGCCGGAGTGCTGGAACGATCGGGGATCTGGCATCACCAGGGGGGCTCGCTGCATGTGGCTCATCACGATGATGAAGCTCAGGTATTGCGCGAGTTTTACGAACTAGCGACGCAGGCTGGCTATGAACTAGAACTGCTGGATGCGCGGGCGACGACCGCCTGCTCACGGGCCGTCAATCCAGAGGGACTCAAACTTTCGCTTTACAGCCGGCATGAGATTGCTGTCGATCCGCGCGAGGTCATTGCGAAACTGCCAGGCTATCTGCGAGCCCACTACGGCGTGCGATTTGAGTATGGCCAGATGGTGCGTTCCATTGATGGACAGAAGGTCAAGACGTCTGCAGGCCAATGGTCGGCCCGGCGCGTCTGGCTCTGCACGGGTGATGAAACACAGATTCTGTACCCTGAGATTTTGACCCGGCAAGGGATGTTCCCCTGCAAACTGCAGATGCTCCGCACCGCGGCTCAAACGGGCGATTGGAAAATCGGGCCACACCTGGCTGGTGGACTGACACTCCGGCACTACACATCGTTTGCAGCCTGCCCGACACTCGCCGAACTCAAAGCGCGAGTGGCCCGAGAAATGCCTCTGATGGATCACTTTGGAATTCATGTGATGGCTTCGCAGAATGGGCGTGGCGAACTCACGATTGGTGATTCGCACGAATACAACCCGCCCGAAGAACCCTTCGGCACCGTCTCGCCATTCAATACCCGGCAGATCGACGACCTGATCATGAGCTATCTGAAAACCATCATGGTCGCACCCGATCTGGAGATTGCCGAGCGCTGGTTCGGAGTTTATCTGAAGCACCCCGGCAAGCTGTGGTTTGAAGCCGCGGCCGAACCACACGTCGAAATCCTGACCGGCATCGGTGGGAATGGCATGACTCTCTCGATGGGTGTGAGCGAACAACATGTGGCCCGTGTGCTCGGAGAAGCAATCACTCAGGATGCGACTCCAGCCGATGCCAGTACGAAACCAGCACTGGTGTAG
- the ruvX gene encoding Holliday junction resolvase RuvX, with protein sequence MPQDPPISGEQPEEGQSASEQAFPREGCLLGVDYGQKRVGLAISTFEQTLAMPMEIYQRKSESVDREWFKATCLDYRVAGLVVGLPLHTSGEESELSREVRQFGEWLARCTNLPLRFWDERYTSVSAELLMWQDGVFPRSGNKPASGRTSKKSPGAGHSSPQNRAKKKTPVSPVDKLAAHMILTAFLAAENRELWSNSR encoded by the coding sequence ATGCCACAGGATCCCCCAATCTCTGGTGAGCAGCCGGAAGAAGGCCAGTCGGCGAGTGAGCAGGCATTTCCTCGCGAAGGGTGTCTCCTGGGAGTTGATTATGGCCAGAAGCGGGTGGGTCTGGCGATCTCGACATTCGAGCAGACTTTGGCGATGCCCATGGAGATCTATCAGAGGAAGTCTGAGTCGGTCGATCGGGAATGGTTTAAGGCGACTTGCCTCGACTACCGCGTCGCAGGTTTAGTTGTGGGTCTGCCACTTCACACGAGTGGTGAAGAAAGTGAGCTCTCGCGGGAAGTCCGACAATTCGGTGAATGGCTGGCTCGCTGCACGAACTTGCCACTTCGATTCTGGGATGAGCGATACACCTCGGTCTCGGCAGAATTGCTGATGTGGCAGGACGGAGTTTTTCCACGCTCTGGCAACAAGCCAGCCAGTGGGCGAACCTCTAAAAAATCCCCAGGTGCTGGTCACTCCTCACCTCAGAATCGTGCGAAGAAAAAAACTCCCGTCAGCCCGGTGGATAAGCTCGCTGCTCACATGATTCTGACCGCGTTTCTGGCAGCCGAAAATCGGGAACTGTGGTCGAACTCGCGGTGA